The sequence TTAGTCAATTTTGCCAAATAAGAATCCTCATCCTGCAAAATCATTTCAATTTTGAAACCATTATTTACTGCTGCATTTTGCAAAGTATTAAAATCAAGATACAGCCATTTGATAGGGTCTTCAGACTCATTTTTATAGTGAACCACATAATCTAGTTCACCATAATATCCATTTGCGGGAATCAAAACTCCGCCATCTTCATCAACATCAAACATGTATAAAATATCGGTACTATCAATAAGAATTTGTCCGTTTTTATTTAATAAGGAATAAAGTTTTTTGAGGTAAATATCAATCACGTTCAGGCTTTGGAAGATTCCGGTTCCGTTCATTAACAGAAGAATGGTATCGAAAGTTTCTCCTGAAAATTCAAGCATATTCTGAGCAACTGCTTTCTGAATCCCCCTCAATTGGCAAACTTCAATTGATTTTGGAGAAATATCCAAAGCGGTAACCTCTAAATTTCTTTCATTTTGAAGATAGAGTGAATGCGAACCCGCTCCTGCTCCAATATCGAGAACTTTTCCATGAGCTAATTTCAAAGCTTTTTGTTCAATTTTGTTCATCTCCTCAAAATCTCTGAAAAGATAGTCTACCGGAAGTTCATCGAGTTCGGAAATTGAAGTTTCAGTCTGCAGATCTTCAGGATTTTCGTTGTGAAAATAATCCCAGATTGCGCGTCCCATTAAGTCTTTCATAGCATTAATTCTGGACACAAAGATAACATTTTACAATTTCACAGTGCATAATTTAGTATTTGAGTACCTTAAAAATGTTTTATATTTGGCATAAATAATAATTTTGTAATAAACTAAATAAAAATGAAATTTAGTCAACGAATAGGTAAAAGTATCATAATAAAAGATATTCAAATTGAAAGTATTGATAATGATCTAAAAAATGGACTTTGGAATATTTATGATCTCTACTTATTAGGGCGGATTAGTGAAGAATATGACTATTATCACAATGTAATCCCATCTGTCTTTTTCAGTAACTCTTTATGGCATAATTTATTTAAATATCCAATAGATCAAATACCTTCATACTTTCCTGATGTAAAAACCTCTATTAGAATTTTTTTTTCAATACTGATTGGTATAAACTTTATGACTTAATCGAATATAGTATAGAGCTAGCAGAAAATTCTATATTTACAGATTGTATAAATACAGAAGAATTATATGAAAATTTTAATCTAATTCTTGAAAGGGAATTTGCTGGATATAGATTTATTGACGGTGAACTTGTTCCAATAACCAACAAAACAGAAATAAAAGAGATTGAAGAATCTTTATTTATAACTCAAGACTTCACATCACTTAAATCTTGTAATACACATCTAAAATCATCATTATCAAAACTTTCTGATAGACTTAATCCCGATTATAGAAACTCTATAAAAGAATCAATTTCAGCAGTTGAATCAATTTCAAAAATTATTTCAAATAATTCAAAAGATAGTTTGGGTGGCGCATTGGACAAAATCAAAGGTAAATTAAAAATCCATTCCGCACTTGAAAGGGGTTTCAAACAAATCTATGGTTATACAAGTGATACAGATGGAATAAGGCATGCTTTGACTGAAGACAATAACTGTGATTTTGAAGATGCAAAATTTATGTTAGTATCATGTAGTGCTTTTATAAATTATTTAGTAATTAAAGCTGATAAAGCAGGAATTACTTTTAATTAATTTTTTAAAGACTATCACCATCATCCACATTTTCTATTTTTAACCCACTCCACTCCTACAAAAAATCCCTAACTTGTCTTTTCTAAAAACGAGATTCTTCTCATGACAGATAAACAATTTAATTTTCAACAGGGATTTACATTCAGCAAACACGTTCCGGAAGAAATATCGCATTTTGACCGGGTTTTTGATGTGTTCAAAGATTTGCTGACCCACACTTCCGGCGATATTGAGGAAGCTTTTGAATGGCTCGATATGCTTGATAAAGAATACGATATTTTCACCGACGAATATACGCTAGAAGACTTTGAAGAAGACCTCAGAAAACGAGGCTACATCAAAAAAGAAGACGATTCCGAAGAAGGAAATACAGGACCCGGAAAAGGCAAAAATATTCTGACCGCCAAACTGGAAGCAGCTTTGCGTGAATATGCTTTAGACCAGATTTTTGGTAAGCTTAAAAAAAGTGGCATCGGAAATCACAGAACCAACAAATCCGGAGTCGGTGACGAACGTGATGGCGAAAACCGAAACTTCCAATACGGTGATGATTTATCAACGGTGAACATGACTGAAAGTCTGAAAAACGCCCAAATCAACAACGGAATTGCAGACCTTCGAATGACCGAAGACGACCTCATCGTGGAAGAAACCAAACACAAAGCTCAGATGAGCACGGTTTTAATGATCGACATCAGTCATTCGATGATTTTGTACGGTGAAGACAGAATCACTCCAGCCAAAAAAGTGGCAATGGCTTTGGTGGAACTCATCAAACGAAAATATCCAAAAGATTCCATTGACATCATTGTGTTCGGAAACGAAGCGTGGCCAATTAAAATCAAAGACCTTCCCTATTTGCAGGTCGGTCCGTATCACACAAATACCGTTGCAGGATTGGAATTGGCAATGGATATTCTCCGCAGAAAAAGAAATACCAACAAGCAGATTTTCATGATCACCGACGGAAAACCAAGCTGTCTGAAGCTACCCAATGGCGAGTATTACATGAACAGTGTCGGACTTGATCAGAGAATTGTAACTGAATGTTTGAATAAAGCTGCACAGGCAAGAAAACTGAAAATTCCGATTACCACTTTTATGATTGCCCAGGATCCTTATCTTCGTCAGTTTGTGAATGCTTTTACTGCACAAAATAAAGGAAAAGCTTTTCTGACTGGACTTTCAGGTTTGGGACAGATGATCTTCGAGGATTACGAGAAGAACAGGATAAAAAGGATTTAGGCTAAGAGCAAAGGGAAAAGTAAAAGGTTAAAAGTGGGATTTCTATTTACCAAGTAAAATTACTTGACTTTAGAAACATTGCGATCTTTGCTGAGTGAAATGCCTTTGCGAACTTAAAATAAAACAGTTAGTAGTAAAAAAATCATTGCGGACTTTGAGTTAAATATATTTTTTAAAGCATTCCCACTCAATAAATAATTACATCATTACAAATGAAAAACGATACAACATTTAAAGAATTAAAAAAATCAGGATATACCGATAAAACCATCAATCAGGAGATTCAGGCAAATTTAATTGCGAAAATTAAAGCGAAAGAACCTGTATTTGAAGGACTTTGGGGTTATGAAGATTCTGTGGTTCCGCAATTGAAAAAGGCGATTTTAGCGGGGCATCATATCAATTTATTAGGTTTGCGCGGACAGGCAAAAACCAGAATCGCAAGAAGTATGGTCAATCTTTTGGATGAATTCATGCCGATTGTAAAAGGTTCGGAAATCAATGACAGTCCGTTTCAGCCGATTTCGAAATTTGCGAGAGATCTGATTGCAGAATTGGGCGACGAAACTCCAATTTCTTGGGTTCACCGTTCGAACCGTTTCTTTGAAAAATTAGCGACTCCCGATGTGAATGTGGCAGATTTAATTGGTGACATCGACCCAATAAAAGCTGCAACTTTAAAACTACCTTATTCTGACGAGCGAGTTTTACATTACGGAATGATTCCTAGAGCGAACCGTTCTATTTTTGTATTGAATGAATTGCCCGATTTACAGGCGAGAATTCAGGTTTCGCTTTTTAATATTTTACAGGAAGGTGATATTCAGATTCGTGGATTTCAGTTGAGAATGCCTTTGGATATTCAGTTTGTGTTTACCGCAAACCCAGAAGATTACACCAACCGTGGAAGCATCGTTACGCCTCTGAAAGACAGAATCGGGTCACAGATTTTCACGCATTACCCGAAAACAATTGCTTTAGCTAAACAAATTACCGAGCAAGAAGCACAAGTTTCCGCTGAAGATAAAGCACAGATTCAAATTCCTGATTTGGCAAAAAACCTATTGGAAGAAGTAGCTTTTGCAGCCCGTGACAGTGAATATGTAGATGCAAAAAGTGGCGTAAGTGCAAGACTAACCATTAGCGCAATGGAAAACTTAGTAGCTGCCGCAAAATTACGTCTGATAGAAACTGATGCTTCAAAAACAACAGTCCGTTTGTTAGATTTTATGTCCATCATTCCATCGATTACGGGAAAATTGAACTAGTGTACGAAGGCGAACAGGAAGGTGCAGATTACGTTGCGAAAATATTAATTGATAAAGCCGTGATGGTGCAGTTTGAAAGTATTTTTCCTCGTATTTCAAAATTAGAAAAAGAAGGCATCAAAACACCTTACACAGATTTAATTAAATGGTTTAATAAAAATCATTTAGAGCTTAATTATACCGACACTGACGAAGAATTCTACAGCAAGCTCAACAGCATTGCTCCATTGACAACTGTTATAGAAGAAAACGTTTCTGAATTAAGTACAGAAGACAAAAACTTCTGCAAAGAATTGGTTTTATGGGCATTGACTATCAGCAATAAATTAGATAAATCTGAAAACTCTAATGCTTATACTTTTGATTCTGCAGATATCGGGCAGTATTTGAGAAATTAAAATGTGAAAATCTTCATCATATTGGAGTCATAAATTACTCAGATTGTTGGGTAATTTATGACTCCTTTTTATTGGATAAATTGTTAAAATGAGTTGTTTGTCAGTTCGAGTAGAAATTCTGAAAGAATTTTGTATCGAGAACATACACTCACAACTTCAATTCTCTATACATGTTTCCTTCTCTTTTTTCCGTAAAAACATTACAACTGACCTAATATCATTTTGCTTTCAATTTCATTCTAAATTGTATATTTGCTAAAACTAAAAACACAATTTTGGAATTACAGGAACTTTTCGAACGTTTATTGATACTTTGTCTGTCAATTTTTACCCTATATTATTTTTCAAACAGAAATCGAAATATCAGACTGCATCCTCTTTTAGGGTTGATCAGCATTTGTACATTTTTTATGTGTCTGGTTTTCACGAAAGCTGAATACAGTCTCGGAGTTGGCTTCGGATTATTTGCCGTTTTTTCGATTCTCCGTTTCAGAACAGAAACTTTCACCATTCAGACTATTGTTTTTCTGTTTGTATCGATTACGCTTTCCCTTCTAGACGGACTTTTACCCATTAAAAATCTCGAGATCCTTTTAGGAATCAATATTACGATTGTAACGATTTATTTGATTTTAAATTATTTCGAAAAGAAGTCACCGATTGTTTCTGAAAAGAGTTCGATTGAAATTATTTCTTCATTAGATTTTCTCCAGCTCGAAGAAGCAGAACGCAAAAGAGTTTTAACGGAAAAAACCAAACTTAAGAATTTCAGTTACAATATTAAGAGTATCAATCTGAATGATAATATTGTGATTTTAAAGGTTTCGCATTAAGATTTATTCAGGAATTTTTTATTTCACGCAGATCTAGGAGATTACGCAGATTTTTCAATTAATTATCTGCAAAATCAGCTCAATCTGCGAGAGAAAAAATAATCCTTTAAGCTATTAACTGCTTAAAATTTCTAAAGAATCGGATTTAATTAATAAGAGGATAACAGTCTTTTCAAGCTTAATTAAAGTCAAATTTATTGATTCAAACTTTGCTCGTTTAAATCAAAATTATAAATAAATCTTTGCGTTTAAATCTCATTTAAAAAATTAATCCATATAAGCTCTAGCCTGCTTGATGTACAGCTGCTTCTCATCACCCAAATATTTAAACTCAATATCTAGAGGATAATGTCTTTTCGACATTTTTCTTTTCTGCCAAAGCAGATTCAGTCTTCTTTCCAAAGGAGATGAAATATCAAATAACTTTTTAATTTCCTTCTCAGTCAAAATGGGTTTTCCATTGTTAAGACTCGATGTAGAACGGTAATCGACCACAAACGAACCAAAACTATTGAAATTGTGACAGTAAAATTCATCGCACGTAACACCCGGTTCCGGCTTGACTACAGATTCTTCACCCAACTGAACATTCACGGTAATTCCGTCATATTGATTTCGGTATAGATTTTTTGAAACCAAAACTCCGTTCGCTTTTTCGTCAGGGAACGATCGGTGAACAAGAACGCCCATTGCACAACTTTCGTGATTGATCCCAAACAAATCGCGTTCCTGAAACGCACGGAAATTCCAAAAACTTGACCAAACGTCTAATATCGCTTTTTCTACGGTCTTATCGGCATCTCCGATGATAGCTGTTTTAGAATCGTACAATCCCGCTCCGTTAAAACCTTCCATATCTTCAGCGTTGGTGGAAGAACGGAATCTGAAGTTTTTAAAATCACTTTGAGCATTCAGCTTTTCTTCAATTTTCTTCAAGAGTGCAGGATTAACTTTTGAATTTTTGACCGTCTTTCTGAAAGCTTTCAGTTCTCTCTCAAGAAGCTTTACAGAATCTTTTGGGATCGCATACAACTCATTGATCTTATCCTGCAAATGATTGTCTTTAATATGCTGATCAAAATAATAAAACGGAATCGCAAAAGCATATTCAGGAGTTTTGAACGACTTCATTTCTTTCTGAATCTGTTTTAAAAGCCCAAGGTTGGTTGCCTTTGAACCAATTGAATGAACAATATTTAATGGTGTTGTTGTTTCCAAATCTACCAAATCGGTAACCGAAAAATCTTTTTTCAGAATAATTTCTTTTACTGCTTTTTTTGTTGGAATGGGTTTCTGTGAAGCTTTTAATAAGTATGAATTTTCTTTGGTAATCAACTCCACTTTCTTTCCCAAAAGTGCATTTACAGATTGCTTATCCCAAAGTTTGGTATCTACATACACCGGAATATTTCTGTTTTTTGCCAATAAAACCAGGTGACTCAACGGAGTTTGAAGCTCGGTAATAATAATTCCCCGTACAGTCGGAATAAATTCTGGCGTTGTGTTGATGATAATGATTTCATCTGATTTCGGATTAAAGTCTTCCTTTTTCTGCAGGTCATATTTTTTAAGAATTCCAACATTTGAAGTGTTTTCAATTGACTGTTCAGTAATTCTTTTAAAAATAAAATCCGAGAGAACGGTCGGGATTTTCAGTTGTTTCTTTGAATTTAAGCCAATCACATGAGGAGAGTTGAGATAAAACTTCAGCTTATCTTTGAAAAATACGTTCTTGCTGACTTCATTATAAAAGAAATTAATCAGTCCGGCATTCATTTCATCTGAAGCAGCCAGCTCCATCACCCAATCGTCAGAATCCTGCAGATAGTTGATATTGGCGAGAAGATAAGTTCTCTTATTGGTTGGGTTGTACGACTGTTTATTGAACTCACCAATCTCATCATTAAAACCCAAAACTTTCAGGCAAAAATCATAATGATAGGTATATCTCGTACTGTTAAAAAAATACAGTTTTTTCGCACCGTAATCATACACCACTTTTACCGATTTCATATTGGTAAATTTATCGGTAAGTGGTTTACCTGAAAGATTCAAAAACTGTTGTTTCTTGGCAATTGAGTTCACATAATTATCCTGTGAATATGATAAAACAGAAATGGTGAGGAATAAGAATAGTAATATATTTTTCATCTTGTGCGGATTAGGCAACAAATGTAGAGAATATCTTGATTGTGGCAAACTTTGAAAGTTTGGGATGAGTACTACAATTTTATGTTACTCTTTTCTCATCTTCGTTTTCATCAAATCAGTCAAAGAGACAGTAAATGGCAGACCTGCTCTTGAATATTTATTTGTCACATCCTCTAAGATTTTTTTGTACGTCTCCAATTCTTTAAAATCCCAGCTAACATTTTCAAATTCTATATCTGATGCTTTTTCAATCTCGATAGCCAAATAATATTCTTTTGGATTTTTTGATGGTGGGTAATTAAGCGTATCCAGATAACTTCTCGAGAACACTTTTAGACCTTTGCTTTTAATCTGGTACAAATCTGATGCATGTGCTTCACCTTTTTTTCTCAACAATAAATATTTGGCATTCACCACATCATTATTGAGTTCTAAAGATCCAGTGTTGCCATCCATTCGGAAAATGTATTTCTTATTTTCTTCATACCATTTGAAACGATCATTGGATGTGGAATATCCTATCAACACAAAAACCTCACTCGGAATTAGCTTTTTACCACTTATATATTCGGGGAGAGATTCGTGTAATAAGTGATTATCGTCTTTAGGATTTTGATAAATCTGATGTGCTTTATGACTCACATTCTCTCTTTGAGATGCCCGATCTAACAAGTGAGCAATCACCAAATCAATAAACTTAGATAATTCACTAATATCATCAGCTTTTCCATTTGGATTGACTGAAAAAGCACCCAACCCTGGAATAATTTCATGAAAACCTCTTATTTCTTTTTTTTCAGTTCCCGGATATAAAATATACGCACCACCCGATCTTCTGATCGCATCTTTGTAGCATGCATTTTCAGTAAGTCTACATTTTTATAAATACCTTTTCGCTCGTTTTCTTCTTCCTCTTCTAAATTAATATCTATATTTGTTTGAATCTGAAATTGTGTGACTTTATATTTAGCATCAAAATGAATATGAACAATTAACTCTTGCCTCTCCGCTTCCTTTTCATTTAACATCGATGGCCATACAGATAATGTGTAATCCGGTCGCAATGTTGTCGTGTAACTTCCCGCAATATTATCTTTGTAATCTGTACCTCCTTTGAAAGAACGATTGTAAGAAAACTTCACTTTTAGGATTCTATTTTCTGTGACAAAATCACCATACAGCGCTGTGTGTTTTCCTTGCTTTACCATGACGTTCAAACCGTCTTTCGTTGGCTCTAATAAATGCTCATAAGGTTTTTCCTCGTACTCAATATCATTGATTTTAAATTTTGATTTAAACAAATCATACAAAGTAAAAAACAACCAATATTCATACAAAGTTGCGATATCTCTTTTTCCAGCTTTGTACACATCGTCACCACCTTTCCAAACTAATTTTGATGCTAAATCAAACTGCAACCATGCACTTAAAATTTCACGATAACCGCTCTTTCTTTGTAAAACCGGACTGTTTAATTTCAGGGAAGTTGGTCTTGAAATTTCTTTAAAAAATGACTGACTCAAATAACCATCTAACTGAGTTACCAAATTGGTAGCTTCCATGAATGGTCTTGAATAATTCTTTTCCTTAAAATATTGCTGACAGTCTTCCACAAATTTCAAGAAGACCTCTAATGCGTGTTTTATAAATCTATTTTCAGGCGTATCGATATGTTCAATTTTCCCGAAACTATTGATTTTACTTGGGATAGATTCAATTCCATTTTGGTATAAAGAATGAGATTGTTGCAACGGAATTCTATTAGAACCTGATGTAATTTGTTTTGTAGCAGAATTATTAAATCTCTTTATTCTTCTGATGTCAACCACTTCTTGTTCTGTATTCCAAGTGGTTTTTGGAGAAGCCATAATTTTAAGTACCGCTTCCTCAAAATCTTTATTCTGAATGATACTATTTACAAAACTAAACCGTTGATAAATCGTTTCATTGTCTCTAGAAAAATCAGTTTCGAAATTTTGGTTTACCGGAGAATTGATTTGCATTAACAGTTCGGTACACTTATCGGTAATATCTTTGAGCATATACCGGTAATTTTCCCGATAACTTTTATCTTCTTTGGTGTCGAACTTTGTTGCTAATACCTCAATTGTAATTTCAAATTCTTTTCCTGCTTGAGTTTCATCAGTTATAAATAAAGTGAGCGTCCCTACATAAATATTCGGAACAATTCTGCCCCTATAACGATCACGTTTGGATTGATAAACAATACTATCACATTTTAATCGATATGTTTTTTTACTAAAAAAGTATTCATAAAAGTTCCCTTCCAATATTTGAAAGACACTTTCACCATTTTCCCGAGCCACTTCTTCTGAAATTTGAAAAAGTTTTGCCTCGTTTTCAGGATAGATTTCTAAAAAATCTTCATCACTAAAAAATGGTAACGGAATTCGAATAAACTGTTTTGCTTCGTCCATATTTCTTTACGCTTCTGCATAACTTGTAAAACCATTTGCCAAAACATTTTTATACATTCTGGTGAGCTTCTCAAAAGAAATTGGATATTTAACAGTTATTCCGTCGAAATTATTTTTATAAAGAGTATCATATTCTTTCTCAAAGTACTCATAGGAAATATTTTCTAGACATAATACTGAAAGGGAAAGAAGAATCTTCACCAACTTACTTCTGGAACCATGAAGTTTTGGTAACAATTTTTGCATAATTGCAATATCTAAAC comes from Chryseobacterium sp. 3008163 and encodes:
- a CDS encoding DUF2357 domain-containing protein translates to MDEAKQFIRIPLPFFSDEDFLEIYPENEAKLFQISEEVARENGESVFQILEGNFYEYFFSKKTYRLKCDSIVYQSKRDRYRGRIVPNIYVGTLTLFITDETQAGKEFEITIEVLATKFDTKEDKSYRENYRYMLKDITDKCTELLMQINSPVNQNFETDFSRDNETIYQRFSFVNSIIQNKDFEEAVLKIMASPKTTWNTEQEVVDIRRIKRFNNSATKQITSGSNRIPLQQSHSLYQNGIESIPSKINSFGKIEHIDTPENRFIKHALEVFLKFVEDCQQYFKEKNYSRPFMEATNLVTQLDGYLSQSFFKEISRPTSLKLNSPVLQRKSGYREILSAWLQFDLASKLVWKGGDDVYKAGKRDIATLYEYWLFFTLYDLFKSKFKINDIEYEEKPYEHLLEPTKDGLNVMVKQGKHTALYGDFVTENRILKVKFSYNRSFKGGTDYKDNIAGSYTTTLRPDYTLSVWPSMLNEKEAERQELIVHIHFDAKYKVTQFQIQTNIDINLEEEEENERKGIYKNVDLLKMHATKMRSEDRVVRIFYIRELKKKK
- a CDS encoding vWA domain-containing protein; protein product: MTDKQFNFQQGFTFSKHVPEEISHFDRVFDVFKDLLTHTSGDIEEAFEWLDMLDKEYDIFTDEYTLEDFEEDLRKRGYIKKEDDSEEGNTGPGKGKNILTAKLEAALREYALDQIFGKLKKSGIGNHRTNKSGVGDERDGENRNFQYGDDLSTVNMTESLKNAQINNGIADLRMTEDDLIVEETKHKAQMSTVLMIDISHSMILYGEDRITPAKKVAMALVELIKRKYPKDSIDIIVFGNEAWPIKIKDLPYLQVGPYHTNTVAGLELAMDILRRKRNTNKQIFMITDGKPSCLKLPNGEYYMNSVGLDQRIVTECLNKAAQARKLKIPITTFMIAQDPYLRQFVNAFTAQNKGKAFLTGLSGLGQMIFEDYEKNRIKRI
- a CDS encoding PEP/pyruvate-binding domain-containing protein, with the protein product MKNILLFLFLTISVLSYSQDNYVNSIAKKQQFLNLSGKPLTDKFTNMKSVKVVYDYGAKKLYFFNSTRYTYHYDFCLKVLGFNDEIGEFNKQSYNPTNKRTYLLANINYLQDSDDWVMELAASDEMNAGLINFFYNEVSKNVFFKDKLKFYLNSPHVIGLNSKKQLKIPTVLSDFIFKRITEQSIENTSNVGILKKYDLQKKEDFNPKSDEIIIINTTPEFIPTVRGIIITELQTPLSHLVLLAKNRNIPVYVDTKLWDKQSVNALLGKKVELITKENSYLLKASQKPIPTKKAVKEIILKKDFSVTDLVDLETTTPLNIVHSIGSKATNLGLLKQIQKEMKSFKTPEYAFAIPFYYFDQHIKDNHLQDKINELYAIPKDSVKLLERELKAFRKTVKNSKVNPALLKKIEEKLNAQSDFKNFRFRSSTNAEDMEGFNGAGLYDSKTAIIGDADKTVEKAILDVWSSFWNFRAFQERDLFGINHESCAMGVLVHRSFPDEKANGVLVSKNLYRNQYDGITVNVQLGEESVVKPEPGVTCDEFYCHNFNSFGSFVVDYRSTSSLNNGKPILTEKEIKKLFDISSPLERRLNLLWQKRKMSKRHYPLDIEFKYLGDEKQLYIKQARAYMD
- a CDS encoding DUF4956 domain-containing protein gives rise to the protein MELQELFERLLILCLSIFTLYYFSNRNRNIRLHPLLGLISICTFFMCLVFTKAEYSLGVGFGLFAVFSILRFRTETFTIQTIVFLFVSITLSLLDGLLPIKNLEILLGINITIVTIYLILNYFEKKSPIVSEKSSIEIISSLDFLQLEEAERKRVLTEKTKLKNFSYNIKSINLNDNIVILKVSH
- a CDS encoding class I SAM-dependent methyltransferase, translated to MKDLMGRAIWDYFHNENPEDLQTETSISELDELPVDYLFRDFEEMNKIEQKALKLAHGKVLDIGAGAGSHSLYLQNERNLEVTALDISPKSIEVCQLRGIQKAVAQNMLEFSGETFDTILLLMNGTGIFQSLNVIDIYLKKLYSLLNKNGQILIDSTDILYMFDVDEDGGVLIPANGYYGELDYVVHYKNESEDPIKWLYLDFNTLQNAAVNNGFKIEMILQDEDSYLAKLTKG